In Geminocystis sp. NIES-3708, a single window of DNA contains:
- a CDS encoding prepilin-type N-terminal cleavage/methylation domain-containing protein yields MRHLIVVFNSIHNKKSGFNLFELIIALTIISILTIIALPNLLESHRQQKVNEAFTRIRQGIIEAQLNANRQSLTCTINITSTKITASPSGCILENIIIDNKIVEIISNRNSLPLSIPFSFKGTTSQSQTLQIRRKDFSGKPIPETGKCIVISSIGMIRTGIYDQTIQSTNCNNVENQRYDNSISSSILIDIDSKKIKISRNKNT; encoded by the coding sequence ATGCGGCACTTAATTGTAGTTTTTAACTCTATCCATAACAAAAAAAGTGGTTTTAACTTATTTGAATTAATCATAGCTTTAACAATTATCAGTATTTTAACCATCATCGCTTTACCAAATCTACTAGAATCTCATAGACAACAAAAAGTTAACGAAGCATTTACTCGCATTAGACAGGGGATAATTGAAGCTCAACTAAATGCCAATCGTCAAAGTCTTACCTGTACAATTAACATTACGAGTACAAAAATTACAGCTTCTCCTTCTGGTTGTATATTAGAAAACATTATTATTGATAATAAAATAGTAGAAATAATATCTAATCGTAATAGTCTCCCTTTAAGCATCCCTTTTTCATTTAAAGGAACAACAAGTCAATCTCAAACATTGCAAATAAGAAGGAAAGATTTTTCAGGTAAACCAATACCAGAAACAGGAAAATGTATTGTTATTTCTAGTATTGGCATGATTAGAACAGGTATTTATGATCAAACTATTCAGAGTACTAATTGTAACAATGTGGAAAATCAACGTTATGACAATTCCATTTCTTCCTCAATTTTGATTGATATTGATTCTAAAAAAATAAAAATCTCAAGAAATAAAAATACATAA
- a CDS encoding TRC40/GET3/ArsA family transport-energizing ATPase: MRVILMTGKGGVGKTSVAAATGLKCAELGYKTLVLSTDPAHSLADSFDLELGHDPQPVVNNLWGAELDALMELEGNWGAVKRYITEVLQARGLDGVQAEELAILPGMDEIFGLVRMKRHYDEGDFDVLIIDSAPTGTALRLLSLPEVSGWYMRRFYKPFQSMSAALRPLFEPIFKPIAGFSLPTNEVMDAPYEFYQQIEALEKVLTDNAQTSVRLVTNPEKMVIKESLRAHAYLSLYNVSTDLIIANRIIPEEVEDPFFKKWKENQVIYKQEIYDNFHPLPIKEAPLFSEEMCGLKALERLKDILYEKDEDPSKVYYKENTIRVVKVDNSYSLELYLPGIPKQQIKLNKTGDELNVRIGNHRRNLVLPQALAALTPSGAKMEEDYLKIKFTNIQ, translated from the coding sequence ATGCGCGTAATTTTAATGACAGGAAAGGGAGGAGTCGGTAAAACATCAGTAGCAGCTGCTACTGGTCTAAAATGTGCTGAATTAGGATACAAAACATTAGTTTTAAGTACAGATCCTGCTCACTCTTTAGCTGACAGTTTTGATCTGGAATTAGGTCATGATCCTCAACCCGTAGTTAATAACCTTTGGGGGGCGGAATTAGATGCTTTAATGGAATTAGAAGGTAATTGGGGAGCGGTTAAGCGTTATATTACTGAAGTTTTACAGGCTAGGGGATTAGATGGAGTACAAGCCGAGGAATTAGCTATTCTTCCGGGTATGGATGAGATTTTTGGGTTGGTACGGATGAAAAGACATTATGATGAAGGAGATTTTGATGTACTAATTATTGATTCTGCTCCGACAGGTACAGCATTAAGATTGTTAAGTCTTCCTGAAGTGAGTGGTTGGTATATGAGACGATTTTATAAGCCTTTTCAGAGTATGTCAGCGGCTTTACGTCCTTTATTTGAGCCTATTTTTAAACCTATTGCTGGATTTTCTTTACCTACTAATGAAGTGATGGATGCACCCTATGAATTTTATCAACAAATAGAAGCTTTGGAAAAAGTTTTAACTGATAATGCTCAAACTTCGGTTAGATTGGTCACTAATCCTGAAAAAATGGTTATTAAAGAATCTTTGAGGGCTCATGCTTATTTAAGTCTATATAACGTTTCTACAGATTTAATTATTGCTAATCGTATTATTCCTGAAGAAGTAGAAGATCCCTTTTTTAAAAAATGGAAAGAAAATCAGGTTATTTATAAACAAGAGATATACGATAATTTTCATCCATTACCTATTAAAGAAGCTCCTTTATTTTCTGAGGAAATGTGTGGTTTAAAAGCCCTAGAAAGATTAAAAGATATACTTTATGAAAAAGATGAAGATCCCAGTAAAGTATATTATAAAGAAAATACAATTAGAGTAGTAAAAGTAGATAATAGTTATAGCTTAGAATTATATCTTCCTGGTATTCCGAAACAACAAATAAAGTTGAATAAAACTGGAGACGAATTGAATGTTAGAATTGGTAATCATCGTCGCAATTTAGTTTTGCCTCAAGCATTAGCGGCTTTAACTCCTTCTGGTGCAAAAATGGAAGAAGATTATTTAAAAATCAAATTTACTAATATTCAATAA
- a CDS encoding MoaD/ThiS family protein has product MTKNLITVKVKLFAIYSEICKEKELTLNIPDQSKVKDILDIIIQKQPSLKNWENITKLAVNLEFVSPNFEVKNGDEIALIPPVSGG; this is encoded by the coding sequence ATGACTAAAAATCTAATTACGGTAAAAGTCAAATTATTTGCTATTTATTCTGAAATATGTAAAGAGAAAGAACTTACTTTAAATATACCTGATCAAAGTAAAGTAAAAGATATTTTAGATATTATTATTCAGAAGCAACCATCATTAAAAAATTGGGAAAACATTACTAAATTAGCAGTGAATTTAGAATTTGTTTCCCCTAATTTTGAAGTTAAAAACGGTGATGAAATTGCCTTGATTCCTCCTGTTAGTGGAGGATAA
- the hpf gene encoding ribosome hibernation-promoting factor, HPF/YfiA family has protein sequence MKFLIQGNNIEVTESIHDYVEEKLEKAVKHFQNLATKVDVHLSVARNARISNKHKAEVTVYANGTVIRAQEHSENLYASIDLVSDKIARQLRKYKERQLGKKTHSQVKTADSIEEKPVETSLIGDRQPELPTEVVRMKYFAMTPMTIDEAWEQLQLVDHDFYMFSNKETGDINVIYQRNHGGFGVIQPRQANHQD, from the coding sequence ATGAAATTTTTAATTCAAGGAAACAATATTGAAGTCACTGAATCTATCCATGATTATGTAGAGGAAAAATTAGAAAAAGCTGTCAAACATTTTCAAAATTTAGCCACAAAAGTCGATGTTCATTTATCTGTTGCTCGAAATGCTCGTATCAGCAACAAACATAAAGCGGAAGTTACCGTTTATGCTAATGGTACAGTCATTAGAGCTCAAGAACATAGTGAAAATTTATACGCCAGTATTGACCTTGTTTCTGATAAAATTGCTCGTCAATTACGTAAATATAAAGAAAGACAATTAGGTAAAAAAACTCATTCTCAAGTTAAAACTGCTGACTCTATTGAAGAAAAACCCGTTGAAACTAGCCTCATCGGCGATCGCCAACCAGAATTACCAACGGAAGTAGTTAGAATGAAATATTTTGCTATGACTCCTATGACCATAGATGAAGCATGGGAGCAACTTCAACTGGTTGATCACGATTTTTATATGTTTAGCAACAAGGAAACAGGAGACATAAACGTGATTTATCAGAGAAATCATGGTGGTTTTGGTGTTATTCAACCTCGTCAAGCTAATCATCAAGACTAA
- a CDS encoding N-acetylmuramoyl-L-alanine amidase, which yields MKQIFFWQGIIYTFFLNLMIESVSAQSLKVVYPPANHETTADSIFIIGSANAQGNVIINNKPIMRSPQGNFAPSFPLKIGKNELIIRYGKEEIKRVITKVNNQPKIEDILSLSPSLLSPQINISKLPNELVCFEAIAPLNGQIAVNLGTKTLNLTSPLLIADLPPNSAILIDQNQSKNIIKKYWEKVKGCTKFEETGKNIQPIFVMNYEGKTISQASQGKISTLDPQNLMVIEVIAEQGVARTGASTNHSRLTPLPKGTRATVTATEGDWLRLDYGGWIKAEETRILPTNVPPYTIIRSVTSRQVGNRTEVIFPLQNPVPIAIQQSDQTFTLSLYNTTAETDTIRFDDNPWIKRLDWYQTQPRKVDYIFNFKSPQQWGYDVRYEGSNLILTFNHPPKLSNNNLEGVTILLDPGHGGNELGSLGSTGYPEKDVNLVVSLLLAQNLRNLGAQVYLTREDDRFVALGDRQKIINQLKPTLAFSIHYNALPDGGDAEKTKGVSTFWYHPQAHDLAVFMHNYLTEKLNRSSAGVFWNNLALTRPNIAPSVLLELGFMINPYEFEWITNTEAQQKLALTIAEGINTWIMKNEK from the coding sequence ATGAAACAAATTTTTTTTTGGCAAGGGATAATTTATACTTTCTTCTTAAACTTGATGATAGAGTCAGTTTCAGCTCAAAGTTTGAAAGTAGTTTATCCTCCGGCTAATCATGAAACAACAGCTGATTCGATTTTTATTATTGGTTCAGCTAATGCTCAAGGTAATGTTATTATTAATAATAAACCCATTATGCGATCGCCTCAAGGTAATTTCGCCCCTAGTTTTCCGTTAAAAATAGGGAAAAATGAGTTAATAATTCGTTATGGAAAAGAAGAAATAAAAAGAGTTATCACCAAAGTTAATAATCAACCTAAAATTGAAGATATTTTGAGTTTATCTCCTAGCTTATTATCACCTCAAATTAATATTAGTAAATTGCCTAATGAATTAGTTTGTTTTGAAGCAATAGCTCCATTAAATGGTCAAATAGCAGTGAATTTAGGCACAAAAACCTTAAATTTGACCTCACCATTATTGATCGCTGATTTACCTCCTAATTCTGCCATCTTAATTGATCAGAATCAGAGTAAAAATATTATAAAAAAATACTGGGAAAAGGTAAAAGGATGTACTAAATTTGAAGAAACAGGCAAGAATATTCAACCTATTTTTGTAATGAATTATGAAGGAAAAACTATTAGTCAAGCAAGTCAAGGTAAGATTAGTACTTTAGATCCTCAAAATTTAATGGTAATTGAAGTTATTGCAGAACAAGGAGTAGCACGAACTGGGGCTAGTACGAATCATTCAAGATTAACTCCTCTACCAAAAGGCACAAGAGCAACAGTTACAGCGACAGAAGGAGATTGGTTACGGTTAGATTATGGCGGTTGGATAAAAGCAGAAGAAACCCGAATTTTACCGACAAATGTACCTCCTTATACCATTATTCGGAGTGTAACTTCTCGTCAGGTCGGCAATAGGACAGAAGTTATTTTCCCATTACAAAATCCTGTACCCATAGCCATTCAACAAAGTGATCAAACTTTTACTTTATCTTTATATAACACGACCGCAGAAACTGATACGATTCGTTTTGATGATAACCCTTGGATTAAGCGTTTAGACTGGTATCAAACTCAGCCGAGAAAAGTTGACTATATTTTTAATTTTAAATCCCCTCAGCAATGGGGTTATGATGTGCGTTACGAAGGCAGTAATTTGATTTTGACATTCAATCATCCTCCGAAATTGAGCAATAATAATCTTGAAGGTGTGACTATTTTATTAGATCCTGGTCATGGTGGTAATGAATTAGGCTCTTTAGGTTCAACAGGTTATCCTGAAAAAGATGTTAATTTAGTAGTATCTCTATTACTAGCTCAAAATTTACGAAATCTAGGTGCACAGGTTTACTTAACCCGAGAAGATGATAGGTTTGTTGCATTAGGCGATCGCCAAAAAATTATTAATCAACTAAAACCGACTTTAGCTTTTTCCATACACTATAACGCCTTACCCGATGGCGGAGATGCGGAGAAAACTAAGGGAGTAAGTACATTTTGGTATCATCCCCAAGCCCATGATTTAGCAGTATTCATGCACAATTATCTCACAGAAAAGTTAAATCGTTCTTCTGCTGGGGTATTTTGGAATAATCTTGCCCTCACTCGCCCGAATATCGCCCCTAGTGTATTATTAGAATTAGGTTTTATGATTAATCCTTACGAATTTGAGTGGATTACAAATACCGAAGCACAACAAAAATTAGCTTTGACTATTGCCGAGGGAATAAATACATGGATAATGAAAAATGAGAAATGA
- a CDS encoding LON peptidase substrate-binding domain-containing protein, protein MASSSIAVRELPLFPLPEVVLFPGRPLPLHIFEFRYRMMMNTILEYDRRFGVLMIDPNTGEIAKIGCCAEIIHFERLPDDRMKVLTLGQQRFRVLEYVREKPYRVALVEWFEDNSTQHNLRDKAKEVTTLLHDVVQLSAKLTDQKIELPENLPTLPRELSYWIASNLYGVAVEQQALLEMQDTAERLQREIDILATTRSNLAARTALKDAFN, encoded by the coding sequence ATGGCATCTTCTTCCATCGCAGTTAGAGAATTACCTTTATTTCCCCTTCCTGAAGTAGTTTTATTTCCAGGACGCCCTTTACCTTTGCATATTTTTGAATTTCGTTATCGCATGATGATGAATACTATCTTAGAATATGATCGGCGGTTTGGAGTATTAATGATCGATCCTAACACGGGGGAAATTGCCAAGATAGGTTGTTGTGCAGAAATAATTCATTTTGAACGTTTACCAGATGATCGCATGAAGGTGTTAACTTTAGGGCAACAAAGATTTAGAGTCTTAGAATATGTCAGAGAAAAGCCCTATAGAGTTGCTTTAGTAGAATGGTTTGAAGATAATTCTACCCAACATAATTTGCGAGATAAAGCCAAGGAAGTAACTACTTTATTACATGATGTTGTTCAATTATCTGCTAAGTTAACAGATCAAAAAATAGAATTACCAGAGAACTTACCTACTTTACCAAGAGAATTATCTTACTGGATAGCTAGTAATCTTTATGGAGTAGCAGTTGAACAACAAGCATTACTGGAAATGCAAGACACTGCTGAGAGATTACAGAGAGAGATTGATATTTTGGCAACAACAAGAAGTAATCTAGCCGCTCGAACTGCATTAAAAGATGCTTTTAATTAA
- a CDS encoding SufS family cysteine desulfurase, which yields MIFTQIKTIADEVRKDFPILHQKIHDKPLIYFDNAATSQKPKMVIDALCHYYEHDNANVHRGAHTLSSRATDAYEGARDKVAKFINAKSRNEIIYARNASEAINIVAYTWGLNTLKAGDEIILTVMEHHSNIVPWQIIAEKTGAVIKYVELTPTQEFDFNHYQSLLSDKTKLVSVVHISNTLGCINPVESIINLAHQYDIKILIDACQSLPHLPIDVQKMDCDWLVGSGHKMCATTGIGFLYGKEDLLTAMPPFMGGGEMIADVYLDHFTCGELPHKFEAGTPAIGEAIALGAAVDYLTKIGMDNIHHYEEELTAYLFKQLNEIPDLTIYGNQPTSNGKGRAALAAFNVTGIHGSDLATLLDQEGIAIRSGHHCTQPLHRYLNISGSARASLYFYNTFAEIDTFIIALKETIAFFK from the coding sequence ATGATTTTTACTCAAATTAAAACCATCGCTGATGAAGTTAGAAAAGATTTTCCGATTCTTCACCAAAAAATTCACGATAAACCTTTAATCTATTTTGATAATGCAGCTACGTCTCAAAAACCTAAGATGGTGATTGATGCTTTATGTCATTATTATGAACATGATAATGCCAATGTACATAGGGGTGCCCATACCCTTAGTAGCAGAGCAACTGATGCTTACGAAGGTGCAAGAGATAAAGTAGCTAAATTTATTAATGCCAAAAGTCGTAATGAGATTATTTATGCTCGAAATGCTAGTGAAGCTATAAACATTGTTGCTTACACATGGGGATTAAATACTCTTAAAGCTGGTGATGAGATTATTCTCACAGTTATGGAACATCATAGTAATATTGTCCCATGGCAAATTATCGCTGAAAAAACAGGGGCTGTAATTAAGTATGTAGAGTTAACTCCGACTCAGGAATTTGATTTTAATCACTATCAATCTTTATTGTCAGACAAAACTAAACTGGTATCAGTCGTCCATATTTCCAATACCTTAGGTTGTATCAATCCTGTAGAAAGTATCATTAATTTAGCTCATCAATATGATATAAAAATTCTCATTGATGCCTGTCAGAGTTTACCTCATTTACCCATTGATGTTCAAAAAATGGACTGTGATTGGCTTGTAGGTTCAGGTCACAAAATGTGTGCTACTACTGGTATTGGTTTTTTATATGGTAAAGAAGATTTATTAACAGCGATGCCTCCTTTTATGGGTGGTGGCGAAATGATTGCGGATGTCTATTTAGATCATTTTACCTGTGGTGAATTACCTCATAAATTTGAAGCTGGTACTCCCGCTATTGGTGAGGCGATCGCACTTGGGGCTGCAGTAGATTATCTTACTAAAATAGGGATGGATAATATTCATCATTATGAAGAAGAATTAACAGCATATTTATTTAAACAATTAAATGAAATACCAGACTTAACCATTTATGGAAATCAACCAACTTCCAATGGCAAAGGTAGAGCTGCTTTAGCCGCATTTAATGTTACAGGTATTCATGGTAGTGATTTAGCAACACTTTTAGATCAAGAAGGTATTGCTATTCGCTCTGGTCATCATTGTACCCAACCTTTGCACCGTTATTTAAACATTTCTGGTAGTGCAAGAGCTAGTTTATATTTTTACAATACTTTTGCTGAAATAGATACTTTTATTATTGCTCTTAAAGAAACTATTGCATTTTTCAAATAA
- a CDS encoding SDR family oxidoreductase: MKILVVGATGTLGRQIVRHAIDKDYQVRCLVRNNAKASFLKEWGAELVKGDICKPQTLISALEGVDIIIDAATARATDSLRIKDVDWQGKVNLIQAAKKANIKRYIFFSILNAEDFESVPLMEIKHCTELFLQESGVNYTILKLAGFMQGLIAQYGIPILDNQPVWVSGENTPIAYMNSQDIAKFAIKAIEIPETVNSSYPVVGTRPWTGEQIIQLCERLSGKQAKISRIPISLLRFLRGFTRWFKWTLNTSDRLAFAEVLASGKPLDASMEEVYKTFNLDPQDTTTLEDYLQEYFDRIMKKIKEIDYEKNKTKKRKKNSFFK, from the coding sequence ATGAAAATATTAGTAGTTGGCGCAACAGGCACTTTAGGAAGACAAATAGTGCGTCATGCCATAGATAAAGACTATCAAGTACGTTGTTTAGTTAGAAATAATGCTAAAGCCAGTTTTTTGAAAGAATGGGGTGCAGAATTAGTAAAAGGTGATATTTGTAAGCCTCAAACTTTAATTTCTGCTTTAGAAGGGGTAGATATAATCATTGATGCGGCAACGGCAAGGGCTACAGATTCTCTCAGAATTAAAGATGTTGATTGGCAAGGAAAAGTTAATTTAATTCAAGCGGCAAAGAAAGCTAATATTAAACGCTATATCTTTTTCTCTATACTCAATGCAGAAGATTTTGAAAGTGTTCCTTTAATGGAAATTAAGCATTGTACAGAGCTATTTTTACAAGAATCTGGCGTAAATTATACTATTCTGAAGTTAGCTGGATTTATGCAAGGTTTAATCGCTCAATATGGTATTCCTATTCTTGATAATCAACCTGTTTGGGTAAGTGGTGAAAATACCCCTATTGCTTATATGAATAGTCAAGATATTGCTAAATTTGCCATTAAAGCTATTGAAATTCCTGAAACGGTAAACAGTAGTTATCCTGTAGTTGGTACACGTCCATGGACTGGAGAACAAATAATTCAACTTTGTGAGCGATTATCAGGTAAACAAGCTAAAATTTCCCGTATTCCCATTAGTTTACTTCGTTTTTTACGAGGTTTTACCCGTTGGTTCAAGTGGACTTTGAATACATCTGATCGTCTTGCTTTTGCTGAAGTTTTAGCCAGTGGTAAACCTTTAGATGCTTCGATGGAAGAAGTATATAAAACTTTTAATTTAGATCCCCAAGATACTACCACTTTAGAAGACTATTTACAAGAATACTTTGATCGAATTATGAAAAAAATTAAAGAAATTGATTATGAGAAAAATAAAACTAAAAAACGCAAAAAAAACAGTTTTTTTAAATAA
- a CDS encoding aspartate carbamoyltransferase catalytic subunit — translation MTAIPWTRKHIISLEDFTVDEYNAVLTTASSFKDVLQSRTKKVPALQGQVVANMFFEPSTRTRSSFELAAKRLSADILNFAPSSSSLTKGETILDTAKTYLAMGANIMVIRHSQSGVPLNIALEMDKLKSGVSIFNAGDGLHQHPSQGLLDLFTICSLLDEKNPHISLLKGKKIAIVGDILHSRVARSNINSLLAGGAELHLAAPPTLLPSLFAETINNTYRERLFLHWQLPPALEKADFVMTLRLQKERMTDYLLPSLREYHQLFGINYERLQYCQPNVKVLHPGPVNRGVEISSDLMDDPQFSLISDQVTNGVAVRMALLYLIGNSK, via the coding sequence ATGACTGCTATACCATGGACAAGAAAACATATTATTTCCTTAGAAGATTTCACTGTAGATGAATATAATGCTGTTTTAACTACCGCTTCAAGTTTTAAAGATGTTTTACAAAGTCGCACAAAAAAAGTTCCCGCCTTACAAGGGCAAGTAGTCGCTAATATGTTTTTTGAGCCTTCTACCCGCACTCGTAGTAGTTTTGAACTTGCAGCCAAAAGACTTTCTGCTGATATTCTTAATTTTGCTCCTAGTAGCTCTTCTTTAACTAAGGGTGAGACAATTTTAGATACAGCTAAAACTTATTTAGCGATGGGTGCAAATATTATGGTAATTCGCCATAGTCAATCAGGAGTGCCATTAAATATTGCCTTAGAAATGGATAAATTAAAATCAGGGGTAAGTATTTTTAATGCTGGTGACGGTTTACATCAACATCCCTCTCAAGGTTTATTAGATTTATTCACCATTTGTTCATTATTAGATGAAAAAAATCCGCACATTTCGTTACTAAAAGGCAAAAAAATTGCTATCGTTGGGGATATTTTACATTCTCGTGTAGCTCGTTCTAATATTAACAGTTTATTAGCGGGAGGGGCAGAATTACATTTAGCCGCACCTCCAACACTTTTACCCTCTCTATTCGCTGAAACTATCAACAATACCTATAGAGAACGTTTATTTTTACACTGGCAGTTACCACCAGCCTTAGAAAAAGCCGATTTTGTCATGACTTTAAGATTACAAAAAGAGCGTATGACAGATTATCTTTTACCTAGTTTAAGGGAATATCATCAATTATTTGGTATCAATTACGAGCGTTTACAGTATTGTCAACCTAACGTAAAAGTATTACATCCAGGACCTGTAAACAGGGGAGTTGAAATTAGTTCTGATTTGATGGATGATCCTCAGTTTAGCTTAATTTCTGATCAAGTTACCAACGGAGTGGCAGTACGTATGGCTTTGTTATATTTAATCGGCAATTCAAAATAA
- a CDS encoding pentapeptide repeat-containing protein: MQLLESHNQCPDCVLMELQILPKANTDNQFELYLNLQYNQQQEEVLEGKVKFSLRSSKLSLSLNNLKFIENISLNSPLISVTNNAFSKQPTWEIRHHSQKKFLEDKLINIQLGILEIQSYPYQLTAQLLAKKADVFLTDIEGLWFHDISPNKHAILERKLAEFIENTQLKPYISQAIFGSENLDFTPNLFHEQQANLRKEQSIVLKKIIQIIYQNNKNSFTELAEIASLNPLTDFAGGDLTAANLSGLNLSGSNFTSANLRGADLTDTDLSEANLQYIKLNGADLSGAYLDGTNLQNASLQNASLALANVIGANLNNANLTNTNLQNTSLGKTNVKGTIFSKNLGLDEDKKQDLIKEGAIFIE; encoded by the coding sequence ATGCAGTTATTAGAATCTCATAATCAATGTCCAGATTGCGTATTAATGGAATTACAAATTCTTCCTAAAGCTAATACTGATAATCAATTTGAGTTATATCTTAATCTTCAATATAATCAACAACAAGAAGAAGTTTTAGAAGGAAAAGTTAAATTTAGTCTTAGATCTAGTAAGTTATCATTGAGTTTAAATAATCTTAAGTTTATCGAAAATATATCTTTAAATTCTCCGTTAATTAGTGTAACTAATAATGCTTTTTCTAAACAACCAACATGGGAAATTCGTCATCATTCCCAGAAGAAATTCTTAGAAGATAAATTGATTAATATTCAGTTAGGAATTTTAGAAATTCAAAGTTATCCTTATCAATTAACTGCTCAACTTTTAGCAAAAAAAGCTGATGTTTTTTTAACTGATATTGAAGGTTTATGGTTTCATGATATTAGTCCTAATAAACACGCAATTTTAGAGAGAAAATTAGCAGAATTTATAGAAAATACTCAATTAAAGCCTTATATTTCTCAAGCAATTTTTGGTTCTGAAAATTTAGATTTTACTCCTAATTTGTTTCACGAACAACAAGCTAATCTTAGAAAAGAACAAAGTATTGTTTTGAAAAAAATAATCCAAATTATTTATCAAAATAATAAAAATAGTTTTACTGAATTAGCAGAAATAGCAAGTTTAAATCCCCTAACAGATTTTGCGGGAGGAGATTTAACTGCGGCCAATTTGAGCGGATTAAATTTGAGCGGAAGCAATTTTACTTCTGCAAATCTTAGAGGTGCTGATTTAACTGATACTGATTTAAGTGAAGCTAATTTACAATATATTAAACTTAATGGTGCTGATTTAAGTGGTGCTTATTTAGACGGAACAAATTTACAAAATGCCAGTTTACAAAATGCCAGTTTAGCATTAGCAAACGTGATTGGGGCGAATTTAAACAATGCTAATTTAACTAATACTAATTTACAAAATACTAGCTTAGGCAAAACTAATGTCAAGGGGACGATTTTTAGCAAAAATTTAGGTTTAGATGAAGACAAAAAACAAGACTTAATTAAAGAAGGAGCTATTTTTATTGAATAA
- the psaM gene encoding photosystem I reaction center subunit XII — MSISETQVFVALIIALIPGILAFRLATELYK; from the coding sequence ATGTCTATTTCTGAAACTCAAGTTTTCGTTGCTTTAATAATTGCTCTTATTCCGGGTATTCTAGCTTTTCGTTTAGCTACCGAACTTTATAAGTAA
- a CDS encoding ComEA family DNA-binding protein: MTLPKWLSSAKKISQKINISRQAIVKKIQGNPYYRFQSDIEINIAAELGIKIDANLASVDDWLRLPGISINQARNLVEITNSGIHFLCLEDLASALGVSVLKIQSWQPIVYFAYYASDSFYFPAKINLNNASLNQLITIPNLDLDIAKKMITERENSGNYRNIADLQKRLNLTPDFAYHLMNYFQF, encoded by the coding sequence ATGACTCTACCAAAATGGCTATCATCGGCAAAAAAAATCTCTCAAAAAATAAATATTTCTCGTCAAGCTATAGTCAAAAAAATTCAAGGTAATCCTTATTATCGCTTCCAATCGGATATAGAAATTAATATTGCTGCTGAATTAGGTATAAAAATTGATGCTAATTTAGCTTCGGTGGATGATTGGCTAAGATTACCCGGAATATCTATTAATCAAGCTAGGAATTTAGTAGAAATAACCAATTCAGGGATACATTTTTTATGCTTAGAAGATTTAGCGTCAGCCTTAGGTGTTTCGGTGTTAAAAATTCAGTCTTGGCAACCCATTGTTTATTTTGCCTATTACGCCTCAGATAGTTTTTATTTTCCCGCTAAAATTAATTTGAATAATGCCAGTTTAAATCAATTAATCACTATACCTAATTTAGATTTGGATATAGCAAAAAAAATGATTACTGAAAGAGAAAATAGTGGTAATTATCGTAATATAGCCGATTTACAAAAAAGATTAAATTTAACTCCTGATTTTGCTTATCATCTAATGAATTATTTTCAATTTTAA